In Sulfolobales archaeon, one genomic interval encodes:
- a CDS encoding GNAT family N-acetyltransferase, producing MRSYYMNDRIITLRYADIIDIKKICDIMLGTEPYTVLGYTKDVCFDIVIDSIEEGRAVVAEVGEDIAGFILFRIFEGFPLGGYIRALAVSPRFRGLGVGSSLVRFAEETIFRYRDNVFLLVSSFNYNAIRFYRSLGYEVVGEIRDAIIEGESEYIMRKKRRTYTGRGS from the coding sequence GTGAGATCTTATTATATGAATGATAGAATTATAACATTGAGATATGCAGATATTATCGATATTAAGAAGATCTGTGATATAATGCTTGGCACAGAACCTTATACAGTGCTTGGGTATACAAAGGATGTATGCTTTGATATTGTAATAGATTCTATTGAAGAGGGTAGAGCAGTGGTTGCAGAAGTAGGAGAAGATATAGCTGGTTTTATATTATTCAGGATCTTCGAAGGATTTCCTTTAGGAGGATATATCAGAGCTCTTGCAGTATCACCGAGATTCAGAGGTTTGGGAGTAGGCTCAAGTCTCGTGAGATTCGCCGAGGAGACGATCTTCAGATATAGAGATAATGTGTTTCTGTTAGTATCATCATTTAACTATAATGCGATCAGATTCTATAGATCTCTAGGTTACGAGGTTGTAGGTGAGATTAGAGATGCGATAATTGAAGGAGAATCTGAGTATATTATGAGAAAGAAGAGAAGAACTTATACAGGTAGAGGTAGCTAG